Proteins from a genomic interval of Acinonyx jubatus isolate Ajub_Pintada_27869175 chromosome B4, VMU_Ajub_asm_v1.0, whole genome shotgun sequence:
- the LOC106965482 gene encoding C-type lectin domain family 4 member E isoform X1, with translation MREGERERERMNSSQPSTSQGTEKGHFSSQRLLWTVAGVSILLLSVCFITRCVVTYHSFQLCDEKKFQPYEDLTDFSCYRDVSGSVKNCCPSRWIHFQSSCYLFSTNTMSWASSVKNCSNMGAHLVVINTQEEQEFLFYAKPKRREFYIGLTDQVTEGQWQWVDGTPFTESLSFWDEGEPNNIVTVEDCATIRDSSNPRKNWNDVPCFFNVFRICEMPEISALNNKKIF, from the exons atgagagaaggagagagagagagagagagaatgaattcatCCCAACCATCTACATCACAAGGCACAG AGAAAGGACACTTCTCTTCCCAAAGGCTCTTATGGACTGTTGCTGGGGTCTCCATTCTACTGCTCAGTGTCTGTTTTATCACCAGATGTGTTG TGACGTATCATAGCTTTCAACTCTGTGATGAGAAAAAGTTCCAGCCATATGAGGATTTAACAGACTTCTCCTGCTACAGAGATGTATCGG GTTCAGTCAAGAATTGTTGTCCGTCGAGATGGATCCATTTTCAGTCTAGCTGCTACTTATTTTCTACTAACACCATGTCCTGGGCATCAAGCGTAAAAAACTGCTCAAACATGGGAGCACATCTGGTTGTTATCAACACACAGGAGGAGCAG GAATTTCTTTTCTACGCGAAACCGAAAAGGAGAGAGTTTTATATTGGACTGACAGACCAGGTGACTGAGGGTCAGTGGCAATGGGTAGATGGCACACCTTTCACAGAATCTCTGAG cttctgggacGAAGGGGAGCCCAATAATATAGTTACAGTGGAGGACTGTGCTACCATACGAGACTCTTCAAATCCGAGGAAAAATTGGAATGACGTGCCCTGTTTCTTCAATGTGTTTCGGATTTGTGAAATGCCTGAAATAAGTGCTTtgaataacaaaaaaatcttcTAA
- the LOC106965482 gene encoding C-type lectin domain family 4 member E isoform X2: MREGERERERMNSSQPSTSQGTEKGHFSSQRLLWTVAGVSILLLSVCFITRCVGSVKNCCPSRWIHFQSSCYLFSTNTMSWASSVKNCSNMGAHLVVINTQEEQEFLFYAKPKRREFYIGLTDQVTEGQWQWVDGTPFTESLSFWDEGEPNNIVTVEDCATIRDSSNPRKNWNDVPCFFNVFRICEMPEISALNNKKIF, from the exons atgagagaaggagagagagagagagagagaatgaattcatCCCAACCATCTACATCACAAGGCACAG AGAAAGGACACTTCTCTTCCCAAAGGCTCTTATGGACTGTTGCTGGGGTCTCCATTCTACTGCTCAGTGTCTGTTTTATCACCAGATGTGTTG GTTCAGTCAAGAATTGTTGTCCGTCGAGATGGATCCATTTTCAGTCTAGCTGCTACTTATTTTCTACTAACACCATGTCCTGGGCATCAAGCGTAAAAAACTGCTCAAACATGGGAGCACATCTGGTTGTTATCAACACACAGGAGGAGCAG GAATTTCTTTTCTACGCGAAACCGAAAAGGAGAGAGTTTTATATTGGACTGACAGACCAGGTGACTGAGGGTCAGTGGCAATGGGTAGATGGCACACCTTTCACAGAATCTCTGAG cttctgggacGAAGGGGAGCCCAATAATATAGTTACAGTGGAGGACTGTGCTACCATACGAGACTCTTCAAATCCGAGGAAAAATTGGAATGACGTGCCCTGTTTCTTCAATGTGTTTCGGATTTGTGAAATGCCTGAAATAAGTGCTTtgaataacaaaaaaatcttcTAA
- the LOC106965482 gene encoding C-type lectin domain family 4 member E isoform X3 yields the protein MNVHSAPFLTVTYHSFQLCDEKKFQPYEDLTDFSCYRDVSGSVKNCCPSRWIHFQSSCYLFSTNTMSWASSVKNCSNMGAHLVVINTQEEQEFLFYAKPKRREFYIGLTDQVTEGQWQWVDGTPFTESLSFWDEGEPNNIVTVEDCATIRDSSNPRKNWNDVPCFFNVFRICEMPEISALNNKKIF from the exons ATGAACGTACACTCTGCCCCTTTCCTTACAGTGACGTATCATAGCTTTCAACTCTGTGATGAGAAAAAGTTCCAGCCATATGAGGATTTAACAGACTTCTCCTGCTACAGAGATGTATCGG GTTCAGTCAAGAATTGTTGTCCGTCGAGATGGATCCATTTTCAGTCTAGCTGCTACTTATTTTCTACTAACACCATGTCCTGGGCATCAAGCGTAAAAAACTGCTCAAACATGGGAGCACATCTGGTTGTTATCAACACACAGGAGGAGCAG GAATTTCTTTTCTACGCGAAACCGAAAAGGAGAGAGTTTTATATTGGACTGACAGACCAGGTGACTGAGGGTCAGTGGCAATGGGTAGATGGCACACCTTTCACAGAATCTCTGAG cttctgggacGAAGGGGAGCCCAATAATATAGTTACAGTGGAGGACTGTGCTACCATACGAGACTCTTCAAATCCGAGGAAAAATTGGAATGACGTGCCCTGTTTCTTCAATGTGTTTCGGATTTGTGAAATGCCTGAAATAAGTGCTTtgaataacaaaaaaatcttcTAA
- the LOC106965328 gene encoding C-type lectin domain family 4 member D, translating into MSQEPQNKQEGQPSHLIPWAIAIFFISLLTACFIANCLVTHYSFLHCRRRMGMFKLPEYYTKITCTKEESKLKGSTWNCCPTGWRSFQDSCYLPLNDNKTWAKSERNCTDMGAHLVTITSEAEQNFIVQFLDRRFSYFLGLTDEDHEGQWSWVDKTPFDPHTVFWHEGEPNNYKQNENCVILVNVQDKWAWNDFPCNFERRRICKLPGTTFN; encoded by the exons AAGAAGGCCAGCCTTCCCACCTGATCCCTTGGGccattgctatttttttcatcTCACTCCTCACTGCTTGTTTTATTGCAAATTGTTTGG TGACTCATTACAGCTTTCTACACTGCAGGAGACGCATGGGAATGTTCAAGTTACCAGAGTATTACACGAAGATAACATGCACCAAAGAGGAATCAAAACTGAAAG GAAGCACCTGGAATTGCTGTCCTACTGGTTGGAGATCCTTCCAGGACAGTTGCTATTTACCTCTGAATGACAACAAGACATGGGCAAAGAGCGAGAGGAACTGCACGGACATGGGGGCTCATCTGGTCACCATCACCTCAGAAGCTGAGCAA AACTTTATTGTTCAATTTTTGGATAGACGGTTTTCATATTTCCTGGGACTTACAGATGAGGACCATGAAGGCCAGTGGTCCTGGGTGGACAAGACACCATTTGACCCACATACTGT attctGGCATGAGGGTGAACCCAACAACtataaacagaatgaaaattgTGTTATCCTTGTTAATGTCCAAGACAAATGGGCTTGGAATGACTTTCCTTGTAACTTTGAGAGAAGAAGAATTTGCAAGTTACCTGGAACAACATTCAACTAG